In Polaromonas sp. JS666, one genomic interval encodes:
- a CDS encoding sensor domain-containing diguanylate cyclase, with protein sequence MRRLLCSSLVFLPRLASCLAGLLLVHGQVFAQEAASLQAVEPRPVHAQIAVAGTSGFQKEASMLLDTSGDLTVDQVHARFEAGEGQPVSAGQIMPAGGGRTLWYQLKLSSVAIPARLVLAVPYPGMDNVELYRLAPQAGGEGEWQLQRSGDQIPVMAWPLRHLYPAFELQVLPGENRPTYLRIAHNHPILVYWTLSDARSFQERSEHWHLLLGIYIGLVLLIVVMSAFHAVSWRDSIHLFYAGYVLVVAVGQLALTGLGGEYFWPGSAWWNDRAPVALTLLGAAFLHLLLRQLVVERDVPSWLSRWLLTMSALGAMLALGFVVAENKPYFVFPLPYYLVSMAVYLGVAGWYARRRPRVGLWVLAAMICLAGGSIFPLLLRLGLLPLSVAAQYGAQIGAALEILLLLIGLYFRSNERRDTHARVGALGRVDPLTGVASHRVLLRRLEQLILRQERHPGAGAVLRIRVGNAIDIRQEYGMEAAQGAVVHAGACVTAVAQEGDTVARHRDGDFVLILQGNVTREQLTALGQRLIARGLTESPSLPPRTVLRLKVAVAQAPFKTKDPAQLLQSLGAVLAELAGHAGTALRFVSAPDAPHAAMKHKP encoded by the coding sequence TTGCGTCGCCTATTGTGTTCATCGCTCGTGTTTCTCCCGCGGCTGGCTTCCTGCCTGGCAGGCCTGCTGCTGGTTCACGGGCAGGTTTTTGCGCAGGAGGCTGCGAGCCTTCAAGCGGTGGAGCCGCGCCCCGTCCACGCGCAAATCGCCGTCGCAGGCACCTCAGGCTTCCAGAAAGAAGCGTCGATGCTGCTCGACACGTCGGGCGATCTCACGGTAGACCAGGTTCATGCGCGGTTTGAGGCGGGTGAGGGCCAGCCCGTCAGCGCGGGGCAGATCATGCCTGCCGGTGGTGGCCGCACGCTCTGGTACCAGCTCAAACTGAGCTCTGTAGCCATACCCGCGCGGCTCGTGCTGGCGGTGCCGTATCCCGGCATGGACAACGTGGAGCTTTACCGCCTGGCACCGCAGGCGGGGGGCGAGGGCGAGTGGCAGCTGCAACGTTCGGGCGACCAGATCCCGGTCATGGCCTGGCCATTGCGGCACTTGTATCCGGCCTTCGAACTGCAGGTTCTGCCGGGTGAAAACCGGCCCACCTACCTGCGCATTGCCCACAACCACCCCATCCTTGTTTACTGGACCTTGTCGGACGCGCGCAGTTTTCAGGAGCGCAGCGAGCACTGGCATCTGCTGCTGGGCATCTATATCGGGCTGGTGCTCCTGATTGTCGTGATGAGCGCCTTTCATGCTGTGTCCTGGCGCGATTCGATCCATCTCTTTTACGCAGGGTATGTGCTCGTGGTCGCAGTTGGCCAGCTGGCCCTGACAGGCCTGGGCGGAGAGTATTTCTGGCCAGGTTCGGCATGGTGGAACGATCGTGCGCCGGTGGCGTTGACCTTGCTGGGTGCGGCTTTTCTGCATCTGTTGCTGCGCCAGCTCGTGGTCGAGCGGGATGTGCCGTCCTGGCTGTCCCGTTGGCTGCTGACCATGTCGGCGCTCGGTGCGATGCTCGCGCTGGGCTTTGTGGTGGCTGAGAACAAGCCGTATTTTGTCTTCCCCTTGCCTTACTACCTGGTCAGCATGGCCGTTTACCTGGGCGTGGCGGGCTGGTATGCGCGGCGCAGGCCCCGAGTGGGTCTGTGGGTGCTGGCTGCCATGATCTGCCTGGCGGGCGGGTCCATCTTCCCGTTGCTCCTCAGGCTCGGCCTCTTGCCCCTGAGCGTGGCCGCCCAGTATGGCGCGCAGATTGGCGCAGCCCTTGAAATCCTGCTGCTGCTGATTGGCCTGTATTTCCGCAGCAACGAGCGGCGCGACACCCATGCGCGCGTCGGAGCACTCGGCCGCGTGGATCCACTGACCGGCGTTGCCAGTCATCGGGTCCTGCTGCGGCGCCTGGAGCAGCTGATTCTTCGCCAGGAGCGCCACCCGGGTGCGGGTGCGGTCCTGCGCATCCGGGTCGGCAATGCCATTGACATCCGCCAGGAGTACGGGATGGAAGCTGCGCAGGGCGCGGTGGTACATGCCGGCGCCTGCGTCACCGCAGTGGCCCAGGAAGGCGATACCGTGGCACGGCATCGCGATGGCGATTTCGTGCTGATCCTGCAGGGCAATGTCACGCGCGAGCAACTGACCGCGCTCGGACAGCGCCTGATCGCCCGGGGGCTGACCGAGAGCCCCAGTCTGCCGCCCAGGACGGTGCTGCGGCTCAAGGTGGCGGTGGCGCAGGCGCCCTTCAAGACGAAAGACCCCGCGCAGCTGCTTCAGTCACTGGGGGCTGTGCTGGCCGAGCTTGCAGGGCACGCCGGCACGGCACTGCGGTTTGTCAGCGCGCCGGATGCCCCGCACGCTGCGATGAAGCACAAACCCTAG
- the metG gene encoding methionine--tRNA ligase: MSQRRLFVTTALPYANGNFHIGHIMEYIQADIWVRYQRMQGHEVNFVGADDAHGAPIMIAAEKAGKTPQQFVADIAAGRKPYLDGFHISFDNWHSTDGPENHQLAQQIYLDLKKAGLIETKTVEQFFDPDKNMFLPDRFIKGQCPKCGAKDQYGDNCEVCGAVYAPTDLINPYSALSGATPVLKSSEHFFFRLSDPRCVAFLEQWTQDGMLQTEVANKVKEWFSPRQNVDGTTSEGLDDWDISRDAPYFGIEIPDAPGKYFYVWLDAPVGYLASLKNLLDKKGLDYDAYMADPGLEQYHFIGKDIITFHTLFWPAMLHFSGRKTPDNVFVHGFLTVNNGEKMSKSRGTGLDPLKYLNLGMNPEWLRYYLAAKLNARNEDIDFNPEDFMARVNADLVGKYINIASRAAGFISKRFDGRLGEPSADGDALLEVLRGASPAIQELYAEREYGKALREVMQLADRVNGYVDQNKPWELAKQPGMEARLLDVCTVCIEAFRLLTIYLKPVLPALGTQVEDFLKTGSLTFRDAGASLGSGHVIGEYKHLMQRVDVKQLDALFEPPAAAPEPAQLTPGGEALAAPITIDDFAKVDLRIAKIVNCEAVEGSTKLLRLTLDVGEGKMRNVFSGIASAYTPDQLIGKHTVVVANLAPRKMKFGVSEGMVLAASHADEKAQPGIYVLEPLPGASPGLRVR; the protein is encoded by the coding sequence ATGTCCCAGCGCCGCCTTTTCGTCACCACCGCCCTTCCCTACGCCAACGGGAATTTTCACATTGGCCACATCATGGAATACATCCAGGCCGACATCTGGGTGCGCTACCAGAGGATGCAGGGCCATGAGGTGAACTTTGTCGGCGCCGACGACGCGCACGGCGCACCCATCATGATCGCCGCCGAAAAAGCGGGCAAGACACCGCAGCAGTTCGTGGCCGATATCGCCGCGGGCCGCAAGCCTTACCTCGACGGCTTTCACATCAGTTTTGACAACTGGCATTCGACCGACGGGCCGGAAAATCACCAGCTGGCGCAGCAGATCTATCTGGACCTCAAAAAGGCCGGGCTGATCGAAACCAAAACCGTCGAGCAGTTCTTCGACCCCGACAAGAACATGTTCCTGCCCGACCGCTTCATCAAGGGCCAGTGCCCCAAATGTGGCGCGAAAGACCAGTACGGCGACAACTGCGAGGTATGCGGCGCGGTCTATGCGCCGACCGACCTGATCAACCCGTACTCGGCCCTGTCGGGCGCCACGCCCGTGCTCAAAAGCTCGGAACATTTTTTCTTCAGGCTTTCCGACCCGCGCTGCGTGGCCTTCCTGGAGCAGTGGACCCAGGACGGCATGCTGCAGACCGAAGTTGCCAACAAGGTCAAGGAATGGTTTTCGCCACGCCAGAACGTCGACGGCACCACCAGCGAAGGCCTGGACGACTGGGACATCAGCCGCGACGCGCCTTATTTCGGCATCGAGATCCCGGATGCACCGGGCAAGTATTTCTACGTGTGGCTGGACGCCCCGGTCGGCTACCTGGCCTCGCTGAAAAACCTGCTGGACAAGAAGGGCCTGGACTACGATGCCTACATGGCCGATCCGGGGCTGGAGCAGTACCACTTCATCGGCAAGGACATCATCACCTTCCACACCCTGTTCTGGCCGGCCATGCTGCATTTCAGCGGCCGCAAGACGCCGGACAACGTCTTTGTGCACGGCTTCCTGACCGTCAACAACGGCGAAAAAATGAGCAAGAGCCGCGGTACCGGGCTGGACCCGCTCAAGTACCTCAACCTGGGCATGAATCCCGAATGGCTGCGCTACTACCTCGCCGCCAAGCTCAACGCCCGCAATGAAGACATCGACTTCAATCCCGAAGACTTCATGGCGCGCGTCAATGCCGACCTGGTCGGCAAATACATCAACATTGCCAGCCGTGCGGCCGGATTCATCAGCAAGCGGTTTGACGGCCGGCTCGGCGAGCCGTCCGCTGATGGCGATGCCCTGCTTGAAGTGTTGCGGGGCGCCTCGCCGGCGATCCAGGAGCTCTATGCCGAACGCGAATATGGCAAGGCCCTGCGCGAGGTCATGCAACTGGCCGATCGTGTCAACGGCTATGTCGACCAGAACAAGCCCTGGGAGCTGGCCAAGCAGCCAGGCATGGAAGCCCGGCTCCTCGACGTCTGCACGGTCTGCATCGAGGCTTTCCGCCTGCTGACCATCTACCTCAAGCCGGTGCTGCCCGCGCTGGGCACCCAGGTGGAAGACTTCCTGAAAACCGGTTCGCTGACGTTCCGGGACGCGGGAGCCAGCCTCGGTAGTGGCCACGTGATCGGCGAGTACAAGCACCTGATGCAGCGCGTCGACGTGAAGCAGCTGGACGCGCTGTTCGAGCCCCCGGCCGCTGCGCCCGAGCCGGCACAGCTCACCCCCGGCGGGGAAGCGCTGGCGGCCCCGATCACCATCGACGATTTCGCGAAGGTAGACCTGCGCATTGCAAAGATCGTCAACTGCGAAGCCGTGGAAGGCTCCACCAAGCTGCTGCGCCTGACGCTGGATGTGGGTGAAGGCAAGATGCGCAACGTCTTCAGCGGCATCGCCTCGGCCTATACGCCCGACCAGCTGATCGGCAAGCACACGGTGGTGGTGGCCAACCTGGCGCCGCGCAAAATGAAGTTTGGTGTCAGCGAAGGCATGGTGCTGGCCGCCAGCCACGCTGACGAGAAAGCCCAGCCCGGCATTTATGTGCTGGAGCCGCTGCCTGGCGCATCACCGGGTTTGCGCGTTCGCTGA
- the lon gene encoding endopeptidase La, translated as MDAPVPDQPALPDLPEGVIALVPMRNVVLFPHVLVPITVGRAKSVAAVQHAHQTGAGLGIVLQRDAAIDDPGRDALYDVGTIAKVLQHVDADEQLQHAVCQGVERFRIEALVEGYPFLAARVQPIPEPAVISTQAEALGLQLRDRAVEILALLPGAPAELAHTLQSVRSPSHLADIVASLLDAELVEKQMLLETESPEDRLPKVLQMLEHRIEVLRLSQEIGERTKEQIDLHQRKYLLREQLKAIQKELGESGDDDEDIVRLEELIAKAGMPDDVQAQARKELGRLQRMPDASGEYSMLRTYLEWMTELPWAAPPANPIDLGEARRILEADHYGLDRIKQRIVEFLAVQKLNPQGRAPILCFVGPPGVGKTSLGQSIARALGRPFVRMSLGGVHDEAEIRGHRRTYIGAMPGIIVQSLRKAGARHCVMMLDEVDKLSPSAQGDPSAALLEVLDPEQNATFRDNYLGLPFDLSRVVFIATANVIDQVPAPMRDRMEVIDLPGYTQEEKLQIAQRYLVQRQREANGLRGDQCELTPAALQAIVADYTREAGVRQLEREIGRVMRHAAVQIADGSTPQVRVDAADLDALLGATKFEHETALRSSVPGVATGLAWTPAGGDILFIEATRVAGSGRLILTGQLGDVMKESAQAALTLVKSCATALHLSANAFDDIDVHVHVPAGAIPKDGPSAGVAMFIALASLFANRVVRHDVAMTGEISLRGLVLPVGGVKEKVLAAQRAGVHTVLLPQRNEKDLRDVPEASRQNLTFVWLNNVDDAIRVALGDAATRGAGFELV; from the coding sequence ATGGATGCGCCAGTTCCTGATCAGCCCGCCCTTCCAGACCTTCCAGAAGGGGTGATTGCGCTGGTTCCCATGCGCAATGTCGTGCTGTTTCCGCATGTGCTGGTGCCCATCACCGTCGGGCGCGCCAAATCGGTTGCGGCGGTGCAGCATGCACACCAGACTGGCGCCGGACTGGGCATCGTGCTGCAGCGGGACGCGGCAATTGACGATCCGGGCCGCGATGCGCTGTATGACGTGGGAACCATCGCCAAGGTGCTGCAGCACGTTGACGCCGATGAGCAGTTGCAGCACGCCGTCTGCCAGGGCGTGGAGCGCTTTCGCATCGAGGCACTGGTCGAGGGCTACCCGTTTCTGGCCGCCCGTGTGCAGCCCATCCCGGAGCCGGCCGTGATTTCCACGCAAGCTGAAGCGCTGGGGCTGCAATTGCGTGACCGCGCAGTGGAAATTCTGGCACTGCTGCCGGGTGCGCCGGCCGAACTGGCCCACACGCTGCAGTCCGTGCGCTCGCCATCGCACCTGGCGGACATCGTCGCGAGCCTGCTGGATGCCGAGCTGGTCGAAAAGCAGATGCTGCTCGAGACGGAGAGCCCGGAAGACCGGCTGCCGAAGGTGTTGCAGATGCTGGAGCACCGCATCGAGGTGCTGCGCCTGTCGCAGGAGATCGGCGAGCGCACCAAGGAACAGATTGACCTTCACCAGCGCAAATATCTGCTGCGTGAGCAACTCAAGGCCATCCAGAAAGAGCTCGGTGAGAGCGGGGACGACGACGAGGATATCGTGCGCCTCGAAGAGCTCATTGCGAAAGCCGGCATGCCGGACGATGTGCAGGCCCAGGCGCGCAAGGAGCTCGGGCGCCTGCAACGCATGCCGGATGCGTCCGGCGAGTATTCGATGCTGCGCACCTACCTGGAATGGATGACCGAGCTGCCGTGGGCGGCCCCGCCGGCCAATCCGATCGATCTGGGCGAGGCGCGCCGGATCCTCGAAGCCGACCACTACGGGCTGGACCGCATCAAGCAGCGCATTGTCGAGTTTCTGGCGGTGCAAAAGCTCAACCCGCAGGGGCGCGCGCCCATCCTGTGTTTCGTCGGGCCACCCGGTGTGGGCAAGACCTCGCTCGGCCAGAGCATTGCGCGCGCGCTGGGGCGGCCGTTCGTGCGGATGTCGCTGGGTGGCGTGCATGACGAAGCCGAGATCCGCGGCCACCGCCGCACCTACATCGGCGCCATGCCGGGCATCATTGTGCAGAGCCTGCGCAAGGCCGGCGCACGCCATTGCGTGATGATGCTGGACGAGGTTGACAAGCTGTCGCCCAGTGCCCAGGGCGACCCGTCGGCCGCGCTGCTCGAGGTGCTGGACCCGGAGCAGAACGCCACCTTCCGCGACAACTACCTGGGGCTTCCTTTCGATCTGAGCCGTGTGGTCTTCATCGCCACGGCGAACGTGATTGACCAGGTGCCCGCGCCGATGCGTGACCGCATGGAGGTGATCGACCTGCCGGGCTACACGCAGGAAGAAAAGCTGCAGATTGCGCAGCGTTACCTGGTGCAGCGCCAGCGCGAGGCCAACGGCCTGCGCGGCGACCAGTGCGAACTGACACCGGCTGCGCTGCAGGCGATTGTGGCCGACTACACGCGTGAGGCCGGGGTGCGCCAGCTCGAGCGCGAGATCGGGCGCGTCATGCGCCATGCCGCAGTGCAGATCGCCGATGGTTCCACGCCGCAGGTGCGCGTCGATGCGGCCGACCTGGATGCGCTCCTCGGCGCCACGAAGTTCGAACACGAAACCGCGTTGCGCAGCAGCGTGCCGGGTGTGGCCACCGGGCTGGCGTGGACGCCGGCCGGCGGGGACATCCTGTTCATCGAGGCAACCCGCGTGGCCGGCTCGGGCCGCCTGATCCTGACCGGTCAGCTGGGCGATGTGATGAAGGAAAGCGCCCAGGCCGCCCTGACGCTGGTGAAGTCCTGTGCCACTGCGCTGCACCTGTCGGCCAACGCCTTCGATGACATCGACGTGCACGTGCATGTGCCGGCCGGGGCGATTCCCAAGGACGGACCCAGCGCAGGGGTGGCGATGTTCATCGCCCTGGCCTCCCTGTTCGCCAACCGTGTGGTGCGCCACGATGTGGCCATGACCGGCGAAATCAGCCTGCGCGGCCTGGTGCTGCCGGTGGGCGGCGTCAAGGAAAAAGTGCTGGCCGCGCAGCGTGCCGGCGTGCACACCGTGCTGCTGCCGCAGCGCAACGAGAAGGACCTGCGCGACGTGCCCGAGGCCAGCCGCCAGAACCTGACCTTCGTCTGGCTGAACAATGTGGATGACGCCATCCGCGTGGCACTGGGCGACGCCGCCACCCGAGGCGCCGGGTTCGAGCTGGTGTGA